One part of the Prochlorococcus marinus str. MIT 9313 genome encodes these proteins:
- the ftsY gene encoding signal recognition particle-docking protein FtsY, producing the protein MVYDWFNRQASDDVSTEKVLEEKPEGSEEVSSDSSNNQEESSSINQEESSLEWARSAYARLKAQQAQQKTSQPSVEIDSASETALAANVQAEFSAQSSSFEAGGSLLEQAALQRQVRQEELEEKVEEVSPQLAQQSQFLETSPEPRLGEFDETFAWSAEVLAAQGRKPEKISLEEIDWLGRLRRGLEKTRQGFVKGLLENLGDDPLTPEVLDDLETLLLRADAGVEATDQVLDALRRRMNEEVVDPAEGLRFLKQQLCNLLEAPIQDTGTDLLAPERGRLNIWLFVGVNGVGKTTTLGKLANLAVRSGYTALIAAADTFRAAAVEQVKVWGARSGVPVIANSTANADPAAVVFDAIGAARSKSTDLVLVDTAGRLQTKHNLMEELQKVRRIIDRLAPEARVESLLILDASQGQNGLRQAMAFAQAAALTGVVITKLDGTSRGGVALAVASEARLPIRFIGAGEGIRDLRPFNSFEFVEALLANY; encoded by the coding sequence ATGGTTTACGACTGGTTTAATCGTCAAGCCAGTGACGATGTTTCTACTGAGAAAGTTTTAGAGGAGAAGCCAGAAGGCTCTGAGGAGGTCAGCTCCGATTCGTCTAATAATCAAGAGGAATCTTCTTCAATCAACCAGGAGGAATCCTCTTTGGAGTGGGCTCGCAGTGCTTACGCCCGCTTAAAAGCACAGCAGGCGCAGCAGAAAACGTCACAGCCTTCCGTTGAGATTGACTCTGCTAGCGAAACAGCCCTTGCTGCGAATGTTCAAGCTGAATTTAGTGCTCAGTCTTCAAGTTTTGAGGCTGGGGGTTCTTTATTGGAGCAAGCTGCGCTTCAGAGGCAGGTTCGTCAAGAAGAGCTTGAAGAAAAGGTTGAGGAGGTGTCGCCTCAACTAGCTCAACAATCTCAGTTTTTGGAAACGTCGCCTGAACCCAGGCTTGGTGAGTTTGACGAAACTTTTGCGTGGTCTGCAGAAGTGCTTGCAGCACAGGGGCGCAAGCCGGAAAAAATTTCTTTAGAGGAGATTGATTGGTTGGGTCGACTCAGGCGTGGTCTTGAAAAGACCCGTCAAGGTTTTGTCAAAGGCCTGTTGGAAAACCTCGGAGATGATCCCCTTACCCCTGAGGTGCTTGATGACCTTGAAACATTACTTTTGAGAGCTGATGCGGGAGTTGAAGCTACGGATCAAGTTCTCGATGCACTTCGTCGTCGAATGAACGAAGAAGTTGTGGATCCTGCTGAAGGACTTCGCTTTCTTAAACAACAACTTTGCAATCTTTTGGAGGCTCCGATTCAGGACACTGGCACTGATCTTTTGGCGCCAGAACGGGGTCGTCTCAATATCTGGTTATTTGTGGGAGTCAATGGGGTTGGCAAGACCACCACTCTTGGCAAGTTGGCAAACTTGGCAGTACGCAGTGGTTATACCGCTTTGATTGCTGCTGCTGACACCTTCCGGGCCGCTGCTGTTGAACAGGTCAAGGTGTGGGGTGCTCGCAGTGGTGTTCCGGTCATAGCCAATTCCACTGCCAATGCTGATCCTGCTGCTGTTGTGTTTGATGCAATTGGTGCGGCCCGATCTAAATCAACGGACCTTGTGCTTGTTGACACAGCTGGTCGTTTGCAGACAAAGCACAATTTGATGGAGGAGCTACAGAAGGTTCGACGAATTATTGATCGTTTAGCACCTGAAGCCAGGGTTGAATCTCTTTTGATACTTGATGCCAGTCAAGGTCAGAACGGATTGCGACAAGCCATGGCTTTTGCCCAGGCGGCCGCTCTTACAGGGGTAGTGATTACCAAGTTGGATGGCACATCTCGTGGTGGTGTGGCCTTAGCGGTGGCTTCAGAAGCGAGGTTGCCGATTCGTTTCATCGGCGCTGGTGAAGGGATCCGTGATTTACGACCGTTCAACAGCTTTGAATTTGTTGAGGCACTCTTGGCTAACTATTGA
- a CDS encoding HpsJ family protein, with product MRWLGLTLVILLLLQMVVLLGASDWASAEFQQVMVQRLVTLSPMGFIGLLLMLISSRLDHPGKAKLPIRWLICAFSSLFAIAMIAVIPMAISGNQTLAGQANQTLKQRRDQLEEARRQAQNPEALKVLGDQLAQAGQLPATATDEDQQKAANDFVAGQLAQMDQQIQQMERQRNLAVNQRRFGGTLSAVVLAVAFVLLALTAVL from the coding sequence ATGCGCTGGCTCGGACTCACCCTCGTGATTTTGCTGCTGTTGCAGATGGTTGTCTTGCTTGGTGCAAGCGATTGGGCGTCGGCGGAGTTTCAGCAAGTGATGGTTCAGCGTTTGGTTACGCTTTCTCCGATGGGATTTATAGGTCTGTTGCTGATGTTGATCAGTTCCAGGCTGGATCATCCAGGTAAAGCGAAACTGCCGATTCGCTGGCTGATTTGTGCTTTTTCTAGTCTTTTTGCTATTGCCATGATCGCAGTGATTCCAATGGCGATCTCCGGTAATCAGACCCTCGCTGGACAGGCAAATCAAACTTTGAAGCAAAGGCGAGATCAGCTTGAGGAAGCCCGTAGACAGGCTCAGAACCCTGAAGCTCTTAAGGTCCTTGGTGATCAGCTTGCACAAGCTGGTCAGTTGCCTGCTACTGCAACCGATGAAGATCAGCAAAAGGCAGCCAATGATTTCGTCGCTGGTCAATTGGCTCAGATGGATCAGCAGATCCAGCAAATGGAGCGGCAGCGCAATCTTGCAGTGAATCAGCGTCGTTTTGGTGGCACCCTTAGTGCTGTTGTGCTTGCAGTGGCTTTTGTGTTGCTGGCGCTCACAGCGGTGCTGTAA
- a CDS encoding PP2C family protein-serine/threonine phosphatase, which translates to MSSKSPRRHPTPSFRSASQQVSASTSLRQLLDSLSREQRRNQDLLVSLGFALRSFTNLHRFLELVPVVASRLVGVQGALLVPFQVDGRLWREQLQAVPFDQSQELVRQLASFEAGFATGFGTDEAQVLAMDQLVQRHLARAGMFATSLVARGQQRGRLYVFDPQAALIWSDVHRRHVQLVADLTGVAIENDLMLQEARLHERVDRQLSIGAEIQAQLLPDRCPVIEGVELAARCRPAFQVGGDYYDFIPTRPELIGRRKERGRWGLVMGDVMGKGVPAGLLMTMLRGMLRAEVLSGLPPNRILHDLNQLAQEDLAQSHRFVTLFYSDYDPRTRRLRYANAAHNPPLIWRAEQRSVSRLDVPGLLIGLQPEADYSCGEILLKPGDVIIYYTDGVTEAPGITGDRFDEARLIRALEGSCRSGLGAQGILDQLFARLDRFVGVDHQLEDDASMVVLKVPEEVTLPSVSLA; encoded by the coding sequence GTGAGCAGTAAGTCGCCACGGCGACATCCGACGCCTTCTTTTCGTAGCGCTTCTCAGCAGGTGTCAGCCTCTACGTCGTTGCGGCAATTGCTTGATAGCTTGTCGAGAGAGCAGCGCCGCAATCAGGACTTGTTGGTTTCGTTGGGTTTTGCCCTGCGCAGTTTCACCAATCTGCATCGTTTTCTCGAATTGGTCCCTGTGGTGGCCTCCCGTCTGGTGGGCGTACAAGGAGCATTGCTCGTGCCTTTTCAGGTTGATGGTCGTTTGTGGAGGGAGCAGCTTCAGGCAGTTCCATTTGATCAGAGTCAGGAATTAGTGAGGCAGTTGGCTTCATTTGAAGCAGGTTTTGCCACAGGTTTCGGTACTGATGAGGCACAGGTTCTTGCTATGGATCAGCTGGTTCAGCGCCATTTGGCTAGGGCCGGGATGTTTGCCACCTCATTAGTTGCTCGCGGGCAGCAGCGTGGCAGGCTTTATGTTTTTGATCCTCAAGCAGCTCTGATTTGGAGTGATGTTCACCGTCGCCATGTGCAGTTGGTGGCAGATCTGACTGGGGTGGCTATTGAGAACGATCTGATGCTTCAGGAGGCCCGTCTTCACGAGCGGGTTGATCGTCAACTCAGTATCGGGGCAGAGATTCAGGCTCAGCTTTTGCCGGATCGTTGTCCTGTGATTGAAGGTGTCGAGCTTGCGGCTCGTTGCCGTCCCGCCTTTCAGGTTGGTGGCGATTATTACGATTTCATTCCTACCCGTCCAGAACTGATCGGTCGACGCAAGGAACGAGGTCGTTGGGGTCTTGTGATGGGAGATGTGATGGGTAAGGGTGTACCTGCTGGTTTATTAATGACCATGCTCAGGGGCATGTTGCGTGCAGAGGTATTAAGCGGTCTGCCGCCCAATCGGATTCTCCATGATCTCAATCAGCTAGCTCAAGAGGACTTGGCTCAGTCCCATAGGTTTGTGACTCTTTTTTATTCTGACTACGATCCGCGCACGCGTCGTCTTCGCTATGCAAATGCTGCTCATAATCCTCCTCTGATTTGGCGAGCTGAGCAACGCAGTGTGAGCCGGCTTGATGTGCCTGGTTTGTTGATTGGACTTCAGCCAGAGGCGGATTACAGCTGTGGTGAAATTTTGCTCAAGCCTGGTGACGTGATTATTTACTACACAGACGGTGTTACCGAAGCTCCTGGCATCACCGGAGATCGTTTTGATGAAGCTCGCTTGATTCGCGCATTGGAGGGATCTTGTCGAAGTGGTTTAGGCGCACAGGGGATTCTTGATCAGTTATTTGCCCGTTTGGATCGGTTTGTCGGTGTGGACCATCAACTGGAAGATGATGCCTCAATGGTGGTTTTGAAAGTGCCAGAGGAGGTAACGCTGCCGTCTGTGTCCCTGGCCTGA
- the nusB gene encoding transcription antitermination factor NusB, whose amino-acid sequence MQSRSLARELALLVLGQIPERESSRLKTISLESLLQKAFDTLSQHWREGLDTCAVELENAQQHLLDSEFQDRDSSSTSQVREHLQACLIGAEQVINGVSTSLEISRLLALGNQEQIRLGALERVRLVIEQRNSIDASIDAVMEGWRLSRLPRIDRDILRLAVVDLTALQTPFAVACNEAVELAHRYSDDQGRRMINGVLRRLHDASTMTLA is encoded by the coding sequence ATGCAGTCCAGATCACTTGCTCGAGAACTGGCTCTTTTAGTGCTTGGTCAGATTCCCGAACGTGAAAGTTCGAGGTTAAAAACAATATCTTTGGAGAGTCTTCTTCAGAAGGCTTTTGATACCCTGAGTCAGCACTGGAGAGAGGGTCTTGATACTTGTGCTGTTGAGCTTGAGAATGCTCAACAGCATTTACTCGATAGTGAGTTTCAAGATCGTGATTCGAGCTCTACGAGTCAGGTTCGTGAGCATTTACAGGCTTGTCTGATTGGTGCAGAACAGGTGATTAATGGTGTTTCAACAAGCTTGGAAATTTCCCGTTTGCTGGCGTTAGGAAACCAGGAGCAGATTCGGCTTGGGGCTCTAGAGCGTGTGAGGTTGGTGATAGAACAACGCAACAGCATTGATGCAAGTATTGATGCTGTTATGGAGGGCTGGCGCTTGAGTCGTTTGCCTCGTATTGATCGGGATATCTTGAGGTTGGCCGTGGTGGACTTAACTGCTCTTCAGACTCCATTTGCTGTGGCTTGCAATGAAGCTGTTGAATTGGCCCATCGCTACAGCGATGATCAAGGTCGTCGCATGATTAATGGTGTCTTGAGACGGTTGCATGATGCCTCCACTATGACGTTGGCCTAA
- the dusA gene encoding tRNA dihydrouridine(20/20a) synthase DusA — protein MIAPFTPQVDGAYRFSVAPMLDCTDRHFRVLMRQISRRALLYTEMLVAQALHHSNRLDHLLDFDIIEHPLSLQVGGDDPKILAEAARLADAWGYDEINLNVGCPSSRAKAGNFGACLMAKPDQVARCVEAMAMASPLPVTVKHRLGIDNFDSDALLMTFVDRVSIAGATRFTVHARKAWLEGLDPKQNRTIPPLQHQRVTHLKQQRPQLTIEINGGLEHPADCLTALQTCDGAMVGRAAYAHPLRWQSMDELVYGEQPRSINASQVIGGLLPHAETHLSRGGRLWDLCRHLLQLVEGVPGAKAWRRDLGIKAQKVDADLRVLQKAAQQLEDAGL, from the coding sequence ATGATTGCTCCTTTCACGCCACAGGTTGATGGTGCTTATCGGTTCAGCGTGGCTCCAATGCTCGACTGCACAGATCGACACTTCAGGGTACTAATGCGACAAATCAGTCGCCGGGCGTTGCTGTACACGGAAATGTTGGTGGCCCAAGCTCTGCATCACAGCAACCGTCTTGATCATCTGCTCGATTTCGACATCATCGAGCATCCCTTGTCTCTACAAGTAGGAGGCGATGATCCAAAAATACTTGCAGAAGCAGCGCGTCTGGCCGATGCCTGGGGCTACGACGAAATCAACCTCAACGTGGGATGTCCCAGCTCAAGAGCAAAAGCAGGCAACTTCGGTGCCTGCCTAATGGCTAAACCTGATCAAGTCGCACGTTGTGTTGAAGCGATGGCGATGGCGAGCCCTCTTCCAGTCACTGTGAAACACCGTCTAGGAATTGATAATTTCGATAGCGACGCTCTACTCATGACCTTTGTCGACCGAGTGTCCATAGCAGGAGCCACTCGCTTTACTGTGCATGCACGAAAAGCCTGGCTAGAAGGGCTTGACCCCAAACAAAACCGCACGATTCCACCACTTCAACATCAACGAGTCACCCATCTCAAGCAACAACGCCCGCAGCTCACTATTGAAATCAATGGAGGGCTAGAACACCCTGCCGACTGCCTAACAGCGCTGCAAACCTGTGATGGGGCAATGGTGGGGCGAGCAGCGTATGCGCATCCGCTCCGCTGGCAGAGCATGGATGAGCTGGTCTATGGAGAACAACCACGCTCAATCAATGCTTCTCAAGTCATAGGAGGATTACTCCCTCATGCCGAAACCCACCTAAGCCGAGGTGGCCGGCTATGGGATCTTTGCCGACATCTTTTACAACTCGTTGAAGGGGTACCGGGCGCCAAAGCCTGGCGGCGAGACCTTGGCATCAAGGCTCAAAAAGTCGATGCCGATCTAAGAGTGCTGCAAAAAGCAGCCCAGCAACTTGAAGATGCCGGGCTTTAA
- the msrB gene encoding peptide-methionine (R)-S-oxide reductase MsrB — MPITALLLSRRSLLIATIAGAFGVYRRPAAAFAATRAEDLDWSLSNEQWAKCLSPEAYRVLREEGTERPFTSSLNKEKRVGIYHCAGCDLPLFSSAAKFDSGTGWPSFWEPLAGAIQTKVDFKLIIPRSEYHCRRCGGHQGHVFNDGPRPTGKRYCNNGVALTFRPAR, encoded by the coding sequence ATGCCCATTACTGCTTTGCTATTGAGTCGTCGTTCTCTGCTGATAGCCACTATTGCAGGAGCCTTTGGTGTTTATAGGAGACCTGCAGCAGCCTTTGCTGCTACGAGGGCTGAGGATCTTGATTGGTCGCTTAGTAATGAGCAGTGGGCAAAGTGTCTTTCCCCTGAGGCTTATCGGGTGCTTCGAGAGGAGGGAACCGAGCGCCCTTTTACGAGTTCTCTCAACAAGGAGAAGCGTGTGGGCATCTATCACTGTGCAGGTTGCGATCTGCCGTTGTTTTCTTCTGCGGCGAAATTCGATAGTGGTACTGGCTGGCCAAGTTTCTGGGAGCCCCTTGCTGGAGCTATTCAAACGAAAGTAGATTTCAAATTGATTATTCCTCGCAGCGAATATCATTGCCGGCGCTGTGGCGGTCATCAGGGACATGTCTTCAATGATGGTCCCAGGCCAACCGGCAAGCGCTATTGCAATAACGGAGTTGCCCTTACTTTCCGACCCGCCCGTTGA
- the queG gene encoding tRNA epoxyqueuosine(34) reductase QueG: MVVKICANQDQLSHELKEQAKKQGFDPVGIARFPGSDRLQLRSAALQRWLKAGHQADMAWMASSQRQQADQLLEGMTSLLAVGLNYFVNVQRAPGKLLVARYAWGRDYHRVIKQRLRRVGRWLEQQRPNCRWKICVDTAPLLDKAWAEEAGLGWIGKHSNLINTQRGSWMVLGHLLCNEPLTPDQPAKSLCGKCQSCLEICPTEAITEPFVIDSRRCLAYHTIENRNPDLPENIVRSLGNWVAGCDICQDVCPWNQQSLPHSNDPDVQPRDWLLKLTRNQALSWSDTTWSEQLRGSALKRIKPWMWRRNAASTQTNKPPTLHNN; the protein is encoded by the coding sequence ATGGTTGTGAAAATCTGCGCCAACCAAGATCAACTCAGCCATGAGCTCAAAGAGCAAGCAAAAAAACAAGGTTTTGATCCTGTAGGAATTGCCAGGTTCCCTGGTAGTGACCGACTCCAACTTCGCTCCGCTGCTCTACAGCGCTGGCTAAAAGCTGGTCATCAAGCCGACATGGCATGGATGGCCTCATCGCAAAGGCAACAGGCGGACCAACTACTCGAAGGGATGACAAGCCTGCTGGCGGTAGGTCTGAACTACTTCGTAAATGTACAAAGAGCTCCAGGCAAATTATTAGTTGCTCGCTATGCATGGGGACGGGACTATCACCGAGTGATCAAGCAAAGGCTCCGAAGAGTAGGTCGCTGGCTTGAACAACAGCGACCTAACTGCCGCTGGAAAATCTGCGTAGATACCGCTCCATTACTCGACAAAGCCTGGGCAGAAGAGGCCGGTCTCGGTTGGATCGGCAAGCACAGCAACCTGATCAATACCCAGCGAGGTTCATGGATGGTGCTGGGTCATCTTCTTTGCAACGAACCACTCACCCCAGACCAACCCGCCAAGTCCCTGTGCGGCAAATGCCAATCCTGTCTGGAGATATGTCCCACCGAAGCCATCACCGAACCTTTTGTGATCGATTCACGTCGATGTCTGGCATACCACACAATCGAAAACCGCAACCCTGACTTACCAGAAAACATTGTGAGGTCCTTGGGGAATTGGGTCGCCGGATGTGACATCTGTCAAGACGTCTGCCCATGGAATCAACAATCTCTTCCCCATAGCAATGATCCTGATGTACAGCCTCGTGATTGGTTACTCAAGCTGACGCGCAATCAAGCCCTCTCATGGAGCGATACAACTTGGAGTGAACAATTACGCGGATCTGCTCTGAAAAGAATCAAACCATGGATGTGGCGTCGAAATGCAGCCTCAACGCAAACCAACAAACCTCCTACGCTGCACAACAACTAA
- the argH gene encoding argininosuccinate lyase — MAGGVTSGSAEGWSKRFEEGLHPVIERFNASISFDITLLQEDLDGSIAHARMLGECGVISLEEAAQLEGGLEKIRSEAAAGEFQPGLVDEDVHFAVERRLIALLGPVGKKLHTGRSRNDQVGTDLRLWLRRRLDDLDCELERFQHALLTQAESHRQTLIPGYTHLQRAQPLCLAHHLLAYIEMIQRDRDRLKDVRGRVNISPLGAAALAGTSVPIDRQNTAAALGFECIYANSLDAVSDRDFAVEYTAAASLVMVHLSRLAEEVIFWASEEFAFVRLSDRCATGSSLMPQKKNPDVPELVRGKCGRVFGHLQGLLTMIKGLPLAYNKDFQEDKEALFDTVRTTKDCVEAMSILMEEGLEFCSERLAAAVESDFSNATDVADYLVAKGVPFREAYQLVGAVVKRCLDEGILLCDLSLEQWQEFHSAIAEDLHEALAPKRVVAVRISEGGTGFDRVEEQLRHWRSRLDSVLS; from the coding sequence ATGGCAGGTGGAGTAACCAGTGGTTCTGCAGAAGGCTGGAGCAAAAGGTTTGAAGAGGGATTGCATCCAGTTATTGAGCGGTTCAATGCTTCCATCAGCTTTGACATCACTCTGCTTCAAGAAGATTTGGATGGGTCTATCGCCCATGCACGCATGCTTGGCGAATGTGGAGTGATCAGTCTTGAAGAGGCGGCTCAGCTTGAGGGCGGCCTTGAGAAAATTCGCTCAGAAGCAGCTGCAGGAGAGTTTCAGCCAGGACTTGTTGATGAAGATGTTCATTTCGCTGTTGAAAGGCGGCTGATCGCTTTATTGGGGCCTGTCGGTAAGAAACTTCATACCGGCCGAAGTCGCAATGATCAGGTAGGCACGGATCTGCGCTTGTGGTTGCGGCGTCGCTTGGATGATTTGGATTGTGAACTGGAGCGGTTTCAGCATGCTCTTTTGACACAGGCAGAATCCCATCGTCAAACTTTGATTCCCGGCTACACCCACTTACAGCGTGCCCAGCCGCTTTGCTTAGCCCATCATCTTTTGGCTTATATCGAGATGATTCAAAGGGATAGAGATCGGCTTAAAGATGTTCGCGGAAGAGTCAATATTTCGCCGCTTGGCGCGGCTGCCCTTGCAGGAACATCAGTGCCTATTGATCGCCAAAATACAGCAGCAGCACTTGGCTTTGAGTGTATTTACGCGAATAGCCTGGATGCGGTAAGTGATCGCGATTTTGCTGTTGAGTACACAGCGGCGGCTTCGTTGGTCATGGTCCATCTCAGCCGCCTGGCGGAGGAGGTGATTTTCTGGGCGTCTGAGGAATTTGCATTTGTGCGTCTCAGCGACCGTTGTGCCACTGGCAGCAGCTTGATGCCTCAGAAGAAGAATCCTGATGTGCCTGAATTGGTACGAGGCAAATGTGGTCGTGTGTTTGGTCACCTTCAGGGTCTACTGACCATGATTAAGGGATTGCCATTGGCTTACAACAAGGATTTTCAGGAGGATAAGGAAGCTCTTTTTGACACCGTTCGCACTACTAAAGATTGTGTGGAAGCCATGTCGATTTTGATGGAGGAAGGGTTGGAGTTTTGTTCGGAACGCTTGGCAGCTGCCGTTGAATCCGACTTTTCCAATGCCACTGATGTGGCTGACTACTTGGTTGCTAAAGGAGTGCCCTTTCGGGAGGCCTACCAATTGGTGGGTGCGGTTGTGAAGCGTTGTTTAGACGAAGGGATTTTGCTTTGTGATCTAAGCCTTGAACAATGGCAGGAATTTCACTCTGCTATTGCTGAGGATTTGCATGAAGCATTGGCTCCAAAGCGGGTTGTGGCTGTGCGGATTAGTGAAGGTGGCACTGGTTTTGATCGAGTTGAGGAGCAACTGCGTCACTGGCGTAGCCGCCTTGATTCCGTACTGTCATGA
- a CDS encoding DUF502 domain-containing protein, translating into MVQSNPRTDLPLTSRLQQDLKNDLIAGLLVVIPLATTIWLATTVSRFVLAFLTSIPKQVNPFITLNPLLQDLINLSLGLTVPLLGILLIGLMARNIVGRWLLEFGEGTLSRIPLAGSVYKTLKQLLETFLRDNSKRFRRVVLVEYPREGLFSVGFVTGLVGPSLQAELDQPLLSVFIPTAPNPTTGWYTLVPESSVRNLNISVEDAFRTIISAGIVNPDEQEPPMNRSFSSLMTQLRSNTAPSSSTTTQV; encoded by the coding sequence TTGGTGCAGTCCAATCCCAGAACAGATCTTCCGCTGACCTCAAGGCTTCAGCAGGATCTCAAGAACGATCTCATTGCAGGGTTGTTGGTAGTCATACCTTTGGCGACAACGATCTGGTTGGCTACCACTGTCAGCAGATTTGTACTGGCATTTCTTACGTCGATCCCCAAACAGGTCAATCCGTTCATCACCCTTAATCCACTTCTTCAGGATCTGATTAATTTGAGCCTTGGCCTTACGGTGCCGTTGCTTGGCATCCTTTTGATTGGCTTGATGGCTCGCAATATTGTTGGACGTTGGCTGCTTGAGTTTGGTGAGGGAACTCTTTCTCGGATACCTCTTGCTGGTTCGGTATATAAGACCCTTAAGCAGCTTTTGGAAACTTTCCTAAGAGATAATTCGAAGCGTTTTCGTCGAGTGGTGTTGGTGGAATATCCCCGTGAGGGCCTTTTTAGTGTTGGGTTTGTGACCGGTTTGGTAGGTCCCTCACTACAAGCTGAGCTTGATCAGCCCTTGCTTAGTGTGTTTATTCCCACGGCTCCCAATCCCACCACAGGCTGGTATACCTTGGTGCCGGAGTCTTCTGTTCGCAATTTAAATATTTCCGTGGAGGATGCTTTCCGCACAATTATTTCAGCAGGAATTGTGAACCCTGATGAACAAGAGCCTCCTATGAATCGCAGTTTCTCAAGCTTGATGACTCAATTGCGTTCTAATACTGCCCCGTCTTCTTCGACTACGACCCAGGTTTGA
- a CDS encoding RNA recognition motif domain-containing protein, with protein sequence MSIFVGNLPFRAEQEDVIELFAPFGEVANCALPLERDTGRKRGFAFVEMADESAEPAAIEALQGAEMMGRPLRINKAEPRGSAPRRGGGYGGGGGGGGGGYGGGGGGGYGGGGGGYGGGGGGYGGGGYGGGGYGGGGYGGGGGGGDRGSGARGWEDRSYGGASPETSSYDEGRTRRRRGGAAPEGEGGDSYSGYGGAEG encoded by the coding sequence GTGAGTATTTTCGTCGGCAATCTTCCCTTCCGCGCTGAGCAGGAAGACGTTATTGAATTGTTTGCACCTTTTGGTGAGGTTGCGAATTGTGCTTTGCCCTTGGAACGCGACACAGGACGCAAAAGGGGCTTTGCTTTTGTTGAGATGGCTGATGAGTCAGCTGAGCCTGCGGCTATTGAAGCTCTTCAAGGGGCGGAAATGATGGGTCGCCCTTTGAGGATTAATAAGGCAGAGCCACGTGGCAGTGCGCCCCGTCGCGGCGGTGGATATGGCGGTGGTGGCGGCGGTGGCGGCGGTGGATATGGCGGCGGCGGCGGCGGTGGATATGGCGGCGGCGGCGGTGGATATGGCGGTGGCGGCGGCGGATATGGCGGCGGTGGATATGGCGGTGGTGGATATGGCGGTGGTGGATATGGCGGTGGTGGCGGTGGTGGAGATCGTGGTTCGGGAGCTCGTGGTTGGGAAGATCGCAGTTATGGCGGAGCTTCTCCTGAAACAAGTTCCTATGACGAGGGTCGCACTCGTCGTCGTAGGGGAGGCGCTGCACCTGAGGGTGAAGGTGGTGACAGCTACAGCGGATATGGGGGAGCGGAGGGCTGA